The window TGtctcttcctcagctgtttcgtcctgcatgttttacagcctctctgctgtgtgctgggCGTCCTgggatgtgtctgtgctgcagagtgagaaAGGTGTCTCAGTGAACAAACCTCTGTCAGGGGGACAGCTGGTTGAGTATCTGGAGCTCCCCCAGGGCTCGTCCttcactgtttctctctgcgTGACCTCTAAGCAAAGAGCCAGGGGTTGATCGTAACTCAGCATCGCACGCCTCTGcattttatgtaaaatgtgtgagatttttttctctgaccTAATTTCCAGGGTCAGTGGAGGAACAGAGGTGTAGCGTGATGAGTTAGCGGGGGCATTGGGGGCATTTATCTCTTTCTCCTAATTCAAAGAAACAGAATGAGCCCTTGGTtgacataattttacattacaGAATACTCCAAATAATGTATGTGTGATTATATAGCTGTGCAGGTTCTGTGTCAGCTCAGTGATTGGCAGATTTACAGTGTTAAAGGCGTTAGTGTTTAGAATCAGGTGTGCTGGTTGTGAGGGGGACACTGCACAGATGGCTATTTTTTAAGTAGTAGAAAGCCCAGCTAATTAAAATTTGTTCTTATTTAGGAATGTCCTCTGATGTCCTGCACAGCATTAAATGCAcatgctgacagaaaatgaaaaaattagAGCAGTGCTTTGGTTTatctgtccaacactttggttcTTTCCAGCgttacagcctcacagagctgttagcatggctggaGATTAGCACtatttcattatcagttaattTACCAATTATTTTCTCAGCAGGTTAAAGGTTCTCTGTGGAGTTTTCGACTTACAGTAGTGCTATGAAGCTGTTTATCCATGAGGGGGGGCCCTGTTTTGTTCATCACATCCTATCAATGGTGACACATTATTCCCCCGATCAACAGTGGCAGTAACACGACCAGATACACTGCAGTGTGCCAACAAAGGCGACAAATAAGATGACGACAAGCAAGTAAACATGGATATAAACAAGTTTGATTTAAAACTGTAAACaaatcagctttgcaaatgtttcatgagGAAGCGAATGGCCTCCATACATTTGTTAGACCTCAATGCTCACTGAATATAAACAGCTTTTGTTTGGTctagtgtgtaggatttaatgGTAGGTAGCGTTGATGTCgtagattgcaaccaactgaacacccctcgcctcaccctcaGAAAACACGAAAGGCGCTCTGCAGTtgtaaagagctcattctgaggAAAACACAACGATGCTCATTTTCATGTGATCATCCACTAATGAAGGCATTCTCACAAATGTTCTATTCCGTTTCGCCACATTCTGCTAATAGATCTGCCAAAATCTTACTGGACCTTTAAATTGAAATTCCACAGGGCCCCTTAAATCAGTCATTAAGTACAGAAAAATAACTACCCCTAAGCCAGTGTGACACATTCATATTGCTTGATTTGTCTAACCAACAGTACAAACCCCAGAGATAGTCAGTTTACTGACGTGTacgatgaagaaaagcagcaaatcatcacatttggAAAAGAAACGAGCAACAAATTGTCAGTTATAAAAACTGACACTGAAATTTGCTTCCAGTTCGGGCTCGGCTGAGGACGCACAAAGCTCAGGTTGACTGTTTTTAAAGAGTTCTGCAGGATATCTGCGCAGCAATGAGGAAATCTGTTGGATTGGCCGCTGTAACTTGTCGATTTACCTTCCCTGAGAGGATttccagctgctcctgtgcAAATCAGGCTTTGCACTTTGCTTTTTATGGCAAATAAAAGTGCTAAAATATCACACATGAACAAATAAGCAGACGCACCGGATTAATATTCACCGCTGACCAGAGTCCTGACACGCCGCTGTCAGCCACAAATGTTTTCCATTAGTGTGTCCAGACGTGCTGAGCTTGCATGGATGTGAGTGGGTGAAGCAGTTTGTGTGAAATGAAGACTGTCAGAAGCCAGAGGCAGTCCTTCAGATGGAGATGATCAGAGACCGTGAATTAACTGCTAAATAAGGCTGCAGTGGCACTTTCAGTTTGACTAAAGGTAGAGGTAACTGAGTACTTCAGTGccttttttcactttgactAGGCAAAACAGATGTGGTCAGTCCAGGGCCAACATTCCCAGTTTCTCTTTTCCACGCGGGAAAGTTCCCTTCTCTCTGCCAGCATGGGGGAAGAATACTAAAGCTACAGCAATTCTGGATTATAGCTTAGTGAACAGGttatatttatttcaattttctCTCCAAATTGTCTTCCCACGTCCTGCAGTCCAATGAAATGTCCTTGGTCAACCCCTGGTGCTTTGAATGATGTATTGTTGGCTTTTCACTACAAGCACTATTAGACTCGTATAGTTTAACGAGTTTGTCTGTGAATATCGATAAATGGCAACAATATCATCACTTCTGTATCAAAATCATAGTATTTTATGAATATTGAGCCACCTTTGAAGTTTATAGGAGTGGCGCTGGGACCGACCCAATCCAGTATCGGTATCAGGAGCCGATGTGGACACACGTCTCTCATTGGATATTGGACTGACATCAATGATCCAGATTCCATAGTCTACTTATAGTTAACTTATTTAATAGGgttttttgattttcttttaaattttcACTCGGAAATCTGCTTACTCgtgaaaaaaatgtaagaagTGGTGGTTTGCACTCCTACGCCTGTTTGTATGCATGGCCTTCTTAACCTGCAGTTAGCTAAATTGCTTTGGAATGATTGAAATTTAAtgcatttgtatgtttttttttgctctttttgtatGAGTCATGCATAATTCATTACAACCTTGTGTGAACTGTAATATTAATGATAATCATTAATATCAGTATCAGCAGATTCAAATCCAGGTATCAGAATCAGATTGGGACTGAAAAAACGTGCATTGGTGCAAGAGCAACTTCAGGTGAAACACATGCAGCAAGAGCCGTGTTGAGGATTTCAAAGCATTCGTTCTGTACCTCAAGACCGCAAattatcagtctgtgtgtcttGTAAAGTTTTCAAGACGGGGATCAGAAACATATTGACGGACCTAGTTTTCAGATTTACAACACCAGCGTACCTTTACCCTTCCACTCACCAGATGTGCAAAAGCTTGTGAAACTCAAGCTCAGTTTTATATCTGTGTCTTTAAGAGATTAGCTGAGGGGGTCCACAAGTGCTGATAAGGGTCacctgaagagagagaggttaGGTTTGAGGTCAGGTCAAGAGGTTAACAGCACTGTGCTGACTGTAATGGAAAATATTTGTCATACTCATCAGTTTGATCATccaaatatcacaaaaatcaaacaaatctgagagaagagaaagtgaaggatGGCGTTCAGCCATCATGGCGTTCTCCTCTGATCTACAGTAAAACCACAGGACTTCCCCTCAGCTTGGACCCTTGCAGCATTCAAAGACTGTTAGCCGTCCAGCTTGTCGCATCGTGATCCGTTGATTCCCTATCTTAATCTGTGTCATCGTTTTTCCACATATAACTCTCAGGCACTCCTTTTGGAGAAAATTCATCACCTGTGGAGAGCCTCTCATATTTTGGATGCACTCGGGTTCAGGCTGCCCATTAATCCCGAACAGCCCACCAAATGTGGAGCAATGGACAAATGACTGTAATTTGTCACTTAAGTCTACTTTTGGTcctgttttatttcacatttggaaatgtttcattcataaatattcatttaaatcaggATGGGATGCCGAGTCGTTGAGAAGATTTTGTTCCAGGATAAagaatagtttttttttctcttcatgtgaCAGCTTCATATATTTAGTTTCCTCCATATTGTGTCAGTTTTGTAGGTATGGAGTGCAGTGGAGGCTGTGATGTATGTGCAGGTGCTGtgatctgttttgattttggaTCTCATGTCGTATCCATAAATAAACGAGTgccagtggggaaaaaaagctgaatgCAGCCATGGTTACATTGGGATGCAACAAACACTCCACTTAAGCTTTGGTGAGCATCTACTTTCACTACCTGATAGCTGAGTATCAGCATTGCCCCAATAAATAGTTTCCAGGCGTCTTTATGAGAATCCAGGTGCAGCACGTGTCTTTTCATAGCCATCACTGCATGAACGATCCCCTTCtggaagtcatttttcattggTTTGCATGTGCGAGCTCTGTCAGCCACTCTAATCAGAGAGCCTGGACAGAATCCTCCACCACTGGCAGAGGTGCAGCCCCTTTATAGAGGTGCAGTTTGCTGCCTCCCAGATGGAGCAGCAGGCATACatgtttaaaatctttaagCCAAGATGTTTCCATAAGTGAGGAAGAGACCAGTGCACAGACACAGGTCCGTCTGTGCGCTCGCTTTGGGCTGTTCTACTGATTGTCAGGATCCCCTGCTTACTCAGATCTTTTGGAAACTCaacagagtgatggagagaggctTTCCCACGCTGAGGAAGAGGCTTGTCATTAGTTCTAGTTTGGCTCCCACAAATTACAGTGTTGTTGGTGTCCAGCTGATGAAGTCATTATGCGATTCATTGGCCAGAGGGAGTCCAGTGCATGGGATATATTCTGCTTCTCTATGTTATATACGCTTATTTCAAGCAAGAGCAGCGAGACCTTTCAAATATTTGTATGAATACTGTGCAAGAATTAGATGTGCCAGCACAGCTGTGCATTCTTGGGTGTTAAATCCTTTTTATACAGCAGTACAAACAGTCTTTCTGTAGTTTACcggaaatgaatgcaaatgaaatttgaaataGTGATGAAGCAAAGGTCTGTCTTAACACTCTTACATTTTATAAGTTCTACAAGGTTGAAGACAGTTAGCAAAGCAGAATTTTTTGCATCACTGCATATAATCTGTTGTGTAGAGTCCTGTACTCACAGTAGCTTGCAGTATTCTTTTGCCAGCGCTGTGACTCAGGTACAAATGTATGTGATGCACAAACTGTAAATGATCAGACCTGTGTGGACCGCAGACGAGCCTGAAGTCGGTTTGAGTAATGTGAAGGACTCCTGGAACCTCTGACTTCATTGTTTGTTCCAATGAACGTACAATAAATGAATGTCCAATAAATAGTCTGGTCCATAACCCTTTtcaagtctttttttgtttgcttgtgagAATCTGGAACCTTTAAATTGCATTtatgcttgaaaaatgacttaaacaatGAATTCATGCTGAAAATAGTagaaaattcattttctttacatCAATTAATCGACTGCAGTACATTACAGTAATACTGCATTTGTTTGAtatcttttgtttctgttttccaggTCCTTCACCATTAACCAGGATTGGGTTTTAGTCTGAGGTTCGTACTGATATTTATTTCACTAAGCCCACGTCCTCCATCCAGCATGGGTACAAGAGGCCTTCTGGGCTGCCTCCTCCTGACCGCTTTGCTCAGCTCATCAAACGCTGGGCTCGTCAAGAAAATCCTACGGCATCGACGACAGACTCTGGCTCCCCCTGAAGACCATAACACCACCCTCCCCAGTGCGGGCAGTCCTGTGGTTTTCAACCACGTCTATAACATCAACGTTCCTGCCAGTTACCTGTGCTCAGTGAACCTGGACTCTCCGGAGAGCATGCACCTCTATCCCAAAGATGCAGCACTCTCTTCAGGCCATCACACCACTGAGCACACCGTCGATGAGGATAACCAGATTGTCTTCACCCACCGCATCAACATACCTCGGAAGGCCTGTGGCTGTGCCGACGACGTACCCGGCCTGAAGGACCTCATGAAACGGTTGGAGATGCTTGAGGGAGAAGTTTCAGCATTGAGAGATCAGTGCAATGGTGATGGGACCTGCTGCAGTGCACAGGTCACAGGTAGGTGTGATATGTCATATAAGGGTATATAGATTATAATCAGTACAGTAAAAGAGTCCTTTATTTCCCTAAAGTTGGAACTATCTGAGTGTCCTTCAGTATAATCTGCTCCATTCATCTGTTCTTTGGAATTCAATGTGGGGGTGTAATACTCCCCACTTGCTTTGAATGGGGCTTTGTGTGGCTCAAATGACATTCTGCGGCATGCAGTTGCTGAATGTCAAAGAAAGTAGGAAGTCTTCTCTAGTAGTTTTAAAATAAGCCGCTCACCATTTTGAATGATGATcggcttagcttagcacaaattCTTAAGATGATTGTACTTAAGATAATAAACTGACATTGATGTGTTACAGAGTAATTCAGTTCGATACGATACCAAATAGATGATAATCCACAAAACTTTGGAATTGAACTGttaaatcacagaaaaacaaagaaaatatatcaAGAATGTCTTGACTTTCTTATCAAAGGTGCGGTGGGAACCAAACCCTTCTGCAACGGTCGTGGAAACTACAGCACTGACACCTGTGGCTGCGCCTGTGAGCCTGGCTGGAAGGGCCCCAACTGCACCGAACCCGAGTGTCCCAGTGACTGTCAGGACCGGGGCCGCTGCGTCGACGGGAAGTGCGAGTGCTTCAAGGGCTTCACCGGAGACGACTGCGCTCTCGAGGTCTGCCCCGTGGACTGCGGAGCTCACGGCCGGTGCTTGGACGGCGTTTGCGTCTGTTCGGACGGTTTCTTCGGAGAGGACTGCTCTGAAACCAAGTGCCTCAACAACTGCCTAGGCCGCGGTCACTGCGACGACGGAGACTGCGTGTGTGACGAACCCTGGACCGGCTACGACTGCTCTGAACTCATCTGCCCCAAAGACTGCTTCGACCGTGGACGCTGTGTGAATGGCACCTGCTACTGCGATGAGGGGTACACCGGGAAGGACTGTGGGGAGCGCACCTGTCCAAACAACTGCCATGGCAATGGCTTCTGTGTCGATGGCCAGTGTGTCTGCATCGCCGGCTTCAGCGGAGAAGACTGCTCTCAGCTCACCTGCCTCAACGACTGTAACGGCAGAGGCACGTGCTTCAACGGGATGTGTATCTGCGACACAGGCTACCAAGGCGAAGACTGCAGCCAGTTAGCATGTCTCAACAACTGTAACAACAGAGGCCAGTGCATAAACGGACAGTGTGCCTGCGATGTTGGTTTTCAGGGAGACGACTGCGCAGAGCTTTCCTGTCCAAACAGCTGCCAGCACAGGGGGCGCTGTGTTAacggacagtgtgtgtgcgaaGAGGGCTTCGCTGGCGAGGACTGCAGCATCAGGACCTGCCCCTCAAACTGCTATGGCCGCGGCGAGTGTATTGAgggacactgtgtgtgtcacacagggTTCACCGGCGAGGACTGCGGGGAGCTGAGCTGCCCCAACAACTGCAGAAACCGAGGCCGGTGCATCGATgggcagtgtgtttgtgacgAAGGCTTCTCCGGGGAAGACTGCGGTCAGAAAGCTTGCCCCAACGACTGCCTGGCCCGGGGTCACTGCGTCGATGGCAAGTGCGTCTGTCAGGAAGGCTACTCGGGAGACGATTGCTCTGTGCTCGCCTGTCCAGGTAACTGCAACAACAGGGGGCGCTGCGTCAACGGGAAGTGCTCATGTGAGAGCGGATATGAAGGGGAAAGCTGCGCAGAGCTGAGCTGTCTGAACAGCTGCCAGGACAAAGGCCGCTGCGTGAACGGCCAGTGCGTCTGTGACGAGGGCTACATCGGAGAAGACTGCTCAGAAGGTACgaagctcagctcagctcagctcagctcagctcagctcagctcagctcagctcagctcagctcagcgcacaaacacaaaaaggcaCTCGAAATTTTCCATGTGTTAACTAGATGTACTATAAAAGAAAATCCAGAATGATGTAATTTCCCTCTATGCTCAAACTTCACTCACCACTCATCCTGAGAGAAACTATTTTAGTGAATATAAAAGAGGTTTTCGggttgtgtgttgctgttgtctGCACTTTGTTCGCTCTGTTCTGGCACTTCTTCACACCACAGCCAGATGTAGCTCTGGACTTCGCATTAGCTTTGCGGTGGATGCTTGGTGATTGAGGGCATGAGGAACTGTCCAAGACAACACCCtcagcaagttttttttgtcttccctTTTTTCCAGTGTCTCCTCCAAAGGACCTTACTGTTGGCGAGATCACCAGTGAGACAGTGGACCTGTCCTGGGACAACGAGATGCTGGTGACAGAGTATCTTGTGACCTATGTGCCCACCAGTCCAGGTGGTCTCCACCAGGAGTTCACTGTGTCAGGAGATAAAACTGCTGCCACTGTCAGAGAGCTTGAACCTGGTATCGAGTACCTGATCAATGTGTACGCTGTTCTGAGCAACAAGAGGAGCGTCCCTGTCAGCGCGAGGGTCGCCACAGGTACGTCACAGTCGTCTCCATGTCCAAATACCCATAGAATATAAGTTTAAGTGACTGAGTGATCAATGGTAATAACTGTtttttgattgtgtttgtttccGTCCCTTCAGATCTTCCACAGCCAGAGGGTTTAATATTCAAATCGGTGAGAGAGACCTCAGTGGAGGTGATCTGGGACCAGCTGGACATCCCCTTTGATGGCTGGGAAATCTATTTCCGTAACACGGTGAGTCTGCCCATCCGCTTTGAAGGATTGCCCAGGATTTTCACCAATGGGGAAAAAGTGGGGGTTGATAAGCAATGCCAGCTTATTGCAAGTCTCAGCAAAACATGGATTTATTTCAGCGCTAACCATTAAAATTGCTTTGACATATGGAAAAACTCAGTGAGGGCAAGTCTGGATGTCATAGAACTGCGGGTAAATCTGCTGCTTAGAATCCAAACCAGTAATTCTTTTGGAAGGAAATTACTGTGCCAGCTGATAAGTCAGAGCCATTTTTAAAGCGCTGCAGTCGCTGCAGAGTTTTTACCCctttttaaatatgttgtcCTTTCCTGACCCTCAGGTTAATTTTGGTAATAGGTTGTGTGATGCAGTTTACAGTAAATCAGCTCTCTGTCAGAGTTGGTTATCAGTCCTCTCAGATGTTTCCTGTGTGGGGGAAATTCACAGCTGTGTCATGCATACATGTCATGCATGCTGCATTGTTCCATACTCTCTGTAAGCTGATATCTGACGTGTCATGGAAATGAGAAACACagtttttgcttcatttcatcAGCAGCATAAACTGGTGTCTCAGAgtttaagaaaataaagattAACAGATTTTTGCTGGAGAAACCTGATTATTTACACATTTCcaggaaaaatgacaaactgaaaaccaaactgcagctgaagaaaactGTATTAATCTTTTTGTTGTGAACTGAAATGACAAGAAATGGATCATTCTTCATATCTGAAGAATACACAGTGAGATCTGTCTTCTTACTGAGACTGTGCGGTCGCTTCTTGATCTTTTATATAACAGATTTTAGAAAATACATTCCATGTAACCTCCCATAAAACAGCAACTTTGTCTGTCGAATATGTGGAAgacatgagaaaaaaacatcagctgaagGGCAGTATTTTATTCTCTCTTGTATTTTTTGTGTTCTCTCGTCATCATTGATGTCCACTATCAAAGGCAAGGTCAAAGTATTGTACGTGTGGACACCGCATGCTAATGAGCCATTGTAGTTGAGTTTGTAGCtatgtgctaagctaacagtcagTAACAgcatgagagtggcatcaacCCTCTAACTCTTGAAAAAAGGTTAGTTATCTTGTTTCCAAAAATGACcaactgtgtgttttaaatccTGTCAGATATGCCAGGACTGGTTAAAAAATGGCATGGGAGAAATCTAAATGCTGACCAGCTGGATGTAAACTTCACTGACTGATATCTGGTATGTTGTGTGCATGTCCTTAACAGGATATTTGACATTAGTTTATGCATGTGTCCttgcagaaagaagaaaatgggAAAGTCATGAGCACCCTTCCATCCTCTCAAAACCGGTTTCTCCAGTCAGGCCTTGGACCAGGACAGGAGTACGAAGTCTCCATCAACATCGTcaagaacaacaccagaggacCCCAGACATCCAAAAAAGTCACGACCAGTGAGTTTCAGGCTGCAACCAAACTTATTTTTCAGAGTGAACTGTTGAGATCATCGATGTCTTAAAACATCCACTTGGTACCAAGTATCCATTTCAGATGATAtgtcattttcctgctctgtctggcAGCTGTTGATTTGGTAGGATACAAAAAACATCACTTGAGCGcagttaaaaaaatgcattaatgtCAAAAAGTGAAATTCCATAAAAGAGTAAGAACAGGAAATCCCTGCTGGCTGGCCACAGTTCCATCTAACACATTTCACCTAAAGAGTACTTACTCACACCCTGAATCTCAGCCTTGCGTGACCATGTCGATAGTTTTTAACTTAAACTAAATCTTACTCTTAGCTCTAACATTTATTGCAGTGTTACTCCATACATTCGGCTGTGACATGCTTCCAAATGCTTACGCAGTCGATGTGGCACGCCAGGCCAGACAGCTTTCGTTGTGCATGGAAAAACCATTTAGTTTACTCGGTGCAGATGGAATCCCAGGGTATCACACCATTTCACGTCTGATGTCATCTATTTGTGTAGGCTGAAAGTAGACACAGCTCCCAGAAATAAATGATCGAAGCAAGGTTAAACCTTTTGTACCCTTTTACCCTCAGAGGTCCTTTTAGCGCCGCTCCAAAGCGTAGAGAAAAGATGTCtcctccacatgtggacacGGGAGATTTGTCAGGTAGTAAACACGACGTCGGAGTGAAAGGGAATCACATTATATTTCGTGAAAGCTTTTCCCCTGTTGATCCAAGTTATTGCTTTGTCTTGTGAGAGAGCCAAGTTGAGCCTTACAAGGATTGTTTTATGTAGAAAGGTTAAAAAACATGGCAGGACTTCCTATGTTTGGTCTCAACTCTGGTCTCTCAGACTTACCTTGTGAATTTAAAGGCTTTCACAATTAGAAGCTAAATACTTTTTATAGAGTCTGATTAAATCCTCCATTTAGATGAGAACAACTGCGCAGAGCCAGCAGCCGTTAGCTTAGCCCACTACAACTACTGGAAGTATGAGAAATGGCTAGCTTGACTCAGTACACAAGTACATCCTGGCTGAGGTACTCTGGCACAGcagagctttgagctaaatgctaacatcagcgtgCTAGTGTGCTCGCCATGACAATACGAACATGCTGAGTtataatgttcaccatctttgtttagcatgctaacattcactAATTAGCAATAGCTACAAATTTTAGCTTGAGGCTGAAAggaatgtgattatttttgGAGGTATAAATTAAAGTATTGGACAAAATCAAAGTACatatattcaccattaactagttgcttattcGCATTCATATTGGTATTGTTTTGACTCTTTGTTTGTCATTATAATGCACCTATTAATGCCTTCTTCCAGGGGTTAGGATAATTGTGACTTAGGGTGAGGTTCCTAAGATCATAATTCATTTGTATCAACGTCCTTCCTCCTTACTATCGATCAGCAGTAAGAGGTTAATGGgggaaaatggcagaaaaaggcattaataattaatattttaatCATGAGTCAGCTCTTCTGTCTCCGTAATTTGATCACCGTCTATTTGATGGTGAAGAAGTAATTTCTCTTCTCTGCCTCGATGTCCCACTCAACAATAATTCACCTGAATTCCCACCCCAGAGATTGATGGCCcccagcaggtggaggtgaaggATGTGACCGACTCCTCGGCTCTGGTCAGCTGGTCTCCGCCGGTGGCTCCCATGGACAAAGTCACCATGTTTTACGGGCCCAGCTCCGACCCCTCAGATGAAACCAGAGTGGAGATTTCCCCCCCAGACAAGCAGTACAGCATTGACGGTCTGAGGCCAGACAC is drawn from Chaetodon trifascialis isolate fChaTrf1 chromosome 20, fChaTrf1.hap1, whole genome shotgun sequence and contains these coding sequences:
- the LOC139348926 gene encoding tenascin-like isoform X1, whose translation is MGTRGLLGCLLLTALLSSSNAGLVKKILRHRRQTLAPPEDHNTTLPSAGSPVVFNHVYNINVPASYLCSVNLDSPESMHLYPKDAALSSGHHTTEHTVDEDNQIVFTHRINIPRKACGCADDVPGLKDLMKRLEMLEGEVSALRDQCNGDGTCCSAQVTGAVGTKPFCNGRGNYSTDTCGCACEPGWKGPNCTEPECPSDCQDRGRCVDGKCECFKGFTGDDCALEVCPVDCGAHGRCLDGVCVCSDGFFGEDCSETKCLNNCLGRGHCDDGDCVCDEPWTGYDCSELICPKDCFDRGRCVNGTCYCDEGYTGKDCGERTCPNNCHGNGFCVDGQCVCIAGFSGEDCSQLTCLNDCNGRGTCFNGMCICDTGYQGEDCSQLACLNNCNNRGQCINGQCACDVGFQGDDCAELSCPNSCQHRGRCVNGQCVCEEGFAGEDCSIRTCPSNCYGRGECIEGHCVCHTGFTGEDCGELSCPNNCRNRGRCIDGQCVCDEGFSGEDCGQKACPNDCLARGHCVDGKCVCQEGYSGDDCSVLACPGNCNNRGRCVNGKCSCESGYEGESCAELSCLNSCQDKGRCVNGQCVCDEGYIGEDCSEVSPPKDLTVGEITSETVDLSWDNEMLVTEYLVTYVPTSPGGLHQEFTVSGDKTAATVRELEPGIEYLINVYAVLSNKRSVPVSARVATDLPQPEGLIFKSVRETSVEVIWDQLDIPFDGWEIYFRNTKEENGKVMSTLPSSQNRFLQSGLGPGQEYEVSINIVKNNTRGPQTSKKVTTKIDGPQQVEVKDVTDSSALVSWSPPVAPMDKVTMFYGPSSDPSDETRVEISPPDKQYSIDGLRPDTEYKVSLVSRSGDITSNPVTTTFTTALDAPTDLQAVSQTDDSIALEWTNSQADVGSYRVKYSPISGAAHGEELFPRGPGGTTKATITGLRPGTEYGIGVTAVKNERESLPATTNAATDIDPPRDFEQVESTETSLTVRWQKPRAKVGAYKLMYFSKDGRVEEEEIPASATSYVLSNLTPGMSYSITLTAERGHKRSASVKLSASTGLSTPRGLHFSEVTDSSAVVHWALPPSAVDSYRITYVPFEGGSPMTLTVDGSVFEALLPNMIPGKTYQVTVSSVKGLEESDPSTDTVTTALDRPQGLTAVNVTDVSALLLWQPSVATVDGYVITYSADSASSTVEHVSGNTVEFEMGSLVPGTHYTVGVHAVKETQKSDAAVTDFTTDVDPPRDLTATKIQTDGATLTWKPPQAAVTGYTLTFSSADGVIREVVLSPTASSYNMAQLTGSTEYNVRLQAIAGAQRSRHASTVFTTIGQLYRHPKDCAQTLLNGETASGLYTVYVGGEESQPIQVYCDMTTDGGGWMVFLRRQNGKLEFYRNWKNYTAGFGNMNDEFWLGLSNLHKITNAGHYELRVDLRDKGESAYAQYDKITIAEPRTRYKIYIGAYSGTAGDSMTYHQGRPFSTYDNDNDIAVTNCALSYKGAFWYKNCHRVNLMGKYGDNSHSKGINWFHWKGHEHSIEFAEMKIRPANFRNFESRKKRS